A single genomic interval of Anopheles marshallii chromosome 2, idAnoMarsDA_429_01, whole genome shotgun sequence harbors:
- the LOC128708916 gene encoding uncharacterized protein LOC128708916: MRCSACNYYSWSYFIAFGEIFISFHIARAFLHCARSTSVAQELACNDVEPIFVLLVLYNLLSLLLIIGVTKRNEKLLQIYQTCTITLKASAIVRRIVLSATEYNENNVGKTIIELKIIIVFTLIFTLEALVVAGACRKMRREQQEQLYYIDVV; this comes from the exons atgcgtTGCTCGGCGTGCAATTACTATTCGTGGAGTTACTTCATCGCATTTGGTGAAATCTTCATCTCGTTTCACATCGCCCGAGCCTTCCTGCATTGTGCCCGTTCGACGAGTGTTGCACAGGAGCTAGCCTGCAATGATG TGGAGCCTATCTTTGTGTTGCTTGTGCTGTACAATTTACTATCACTGCTGCTTATCATCGGTGTGACAAAG CGCAATGAAAAGTTACTACAGATTTATCAAACATGCACAATCACCCTGAAAGCATCGGCCATCGTGCGCCGGATAGTGCTCAGCGCGACAGAGTACAACGAGAACAATGTAGGCAAAACCATCATTGAGCTTAAAATCATCATTGTCTTTACGC TGATATTCACCCTGGAAGCGCTCGTGGTCGCTGGTGCCTGTCGAAAGATGCGTCGTGAACAACAGGAACAGCTTTACTACATCGATGTGGTTTAG